The DNA segment TGGTGCTGAACGTTTTGGGAACCAATGGCACGATCCTGGCGAGGCGTCCAGAGGAAGTAAGCGGCGAAGCTCCAGTCGAGCGTCTGGAAGTGGCTCTGTCCAGCGTTCACGCGGCAGATTGGCTCGAAGGCAAATGCAAAATCCCGACCGTCGTCGAGCGAGTGTTCGTTCGCCCCTGGACTGCTGATGTCAATGCGCAGCCCCCTCGTGAGGCACTTGCGCGCGAAGATCTTCTGGAGATCGCTACCCAGAAACCCAGCCATCACCCCAGCACTTTCAGTCTCGATCCTGAGGATTCGATTTTGGCAATCACTGATCGCGGCGTTGCTGCCGTAGATCTCCAGCCCGCTCCCGTTTCAGAAACTACCTTGCGCGTCGACGCGGAGCGCATCGACGCAGTGATGAACCTGGTAGGGGAGCTGATCATTGGCAAATCTATGCTGCACCAGGCGGTAATGGAATTCGGCCGCCGTTTTCCCAAGGATCCCCTGCACACCCGGTTCAGCGATGCAATGTCGCACCAGGCGCAAATGCTGAATTCCCTGCAACGCTCCGTAATGAAGATCCGCATGGTCCCAGTCGAGCAGTTGTTCCGCCGGCTACCCCGGATTATCCGCGACACTGCCAAACGCTGCGGCAAAGAAGTGGAAATGCGTGTCTCGGGCCAGGAAACAGATCTGGACAAGAGCATTCTGGACGCGCTGGCAGAACCGCTCACCCATTTGGTTCGCAACGCCGTAGACCATGGCATTGAGTTGCCGCAGGAACGCGAAGCCGCCGGGAAAACTCCTCGCGGCACGATTCAGCTGGACGCATATCATCAGGCAAACCACGTAGTGATCGAAGTTACAGATGATGGCGCCGGCATTGACCCGCAAAGAGTGGTCGCCAAGGCCGTGGAGCGCGGTGTGATCTCGCCCGAAGACGCCGCGCGGCTCTCTGAACAGCAGAAGCTTGAACTGATTTTTGAATCCGGGTTCAGCACTGCCGAGGAGGTCACAGAGGTCTCCGGCCGTGGCGTGGGCATGGATATTGTTCGCAGTGTCCTCAGCCGCCTGAAGGGGGAGGTCTCGATTGAGAGCAAGATAGGGCGTGGCACCACTTTCCGTCTCACCCTGCCGCTCACGCTGGCAATCATCAAGGCTCTGCTGTTTCGGGTCGGAAAGCAGATCTACGCCGTTCCTTTGGGAGCGGTAGTCGAGATCACCCGTGCCGGGGAAGAGGACGTCCATCTCGTCGAAAACCAGGAAGTGCTGCGCCTGCGTGAACAACTGGTCACGCTGATCCGCCTGAGTCGCATGCGCGGAGGGGAAACGTGCCCACAAAAATCGCGCTTCTTTCTGGTCGTGGTGGCCGTAGGCGATCACAAATTCGGGTTAATCGTGGATCAACTCGTGGGCGAGGACGAGTTGGTGATCAAGGCGCTGGACGATCATCTGGTCGCCACTGAATTGGTCAGCGGGGCTTCCATCCTCGGCGACGGCACCGTGGTCTTAATCCTCAACCTGCAAGCAGTAGTAGAGAAGCTAGGCCGGACAACCGCTTCACAGATCATGGCTTCACGCGTCGCCAATCCCAAGCGGGTGGAGGCTTCTGCATGAAGAACACGGTGCGAGTGCTGGTCGTCGACGATTCCGCGCTGATGCGCAAGCTTTTGCCGCAAATCATCGAGCGCGATAGCTCGATCCAGGTGGTTGGGACCGCCATGGATGGCGCATTTGCCTTGGACAAGATTCCAGAGCTCAAGCCACAAGTGGTCACTTTGGATCTAGACATGCCGCGCATGGATGGCATGGAGGCCTTGCGCGTCATCGCCCGCAAATATCGTCTGCCGGCGATTGTGGTCAGTGCCCATACCACGGAAGGGGCGGCAGCTACATTTCGCGCCCTCGCCATGGGGGCCTTCGACTTCGTGGCCAAACCGAAGAACACGACCACCGACATGGACGCGATCGCCAAGGACCTGATTGCCAAGATCAAGGTGGCGGCCAAGAGCCAGCCGGTTCAGTTGCCGGAGCCTCGGTTGGTTGCACGCGGACCCAAGGCACAGCGTCTCAATGCAGCCACGCGGGTCATTGCTATCGGCGTTTCGACTGGCGGACCCCAGGCTCTGCAGTATGTACTGACACAGCTGCCGCCAGATTTCTCTGGGGCAATTCTGATTGTCCAGCACATGCCAGAGGGCTTCACCGGTATGTTTGCGCGACGTCTGGACGAACTCTGCGCCATTGAAGTGCGCGAGGCGCGCTCCGGCGACTTGTTGTTAGGGGGTCGGGCGCTCATCTGTCCGGGAAATCGCCATATGCGTGTGAAACGGATGCCGCTGGGAGATGTGGTGGTGCTCAGCGATGGAGAACGCATGAACGGGCACCGTCCCTCAGTTGATGTGCTGTTTCACTCCCTGGCGCAGGAATTGCGCGAAATCGGGATTGGAGTGCTCATGACCGGCATGGGAGAGGATGGCGCCGATGGCATGCGGGCGATTAAGTTGGCGGGCGGATTCACGATCGCGCAATCCGAAGAATCGTGTGTGGTGTACGGCATGCCACGAATGGCGGTGGAGCGAGGGTACGCGATGCGCGTGGTGAATCTGGAAGGCCTGGTGAGTACTCTGCAGGCCCAATGCAACAACAATCGAGTGCACATTCATGCCGACCCGGTCGGCGAAAGTGCGGGAGATTCTAGACATTAGCAGAGGAAGTTCTGGGACCACTAAGGGGTCGGAGGAAGGTATGGAACAATTTGCCCCACTGATTCGAAGCAAGGACATGCGGCCCATCCGCTACCTTGTCG comes from the Terriglobales bacterium genome and includes:
- a CDS encoding chemotaxis protein CheA; amino-acid sequence: MSFFSDERAAELRELFFETAQELLQVLNEQGLELEKRPADEEVVRNLRRTVHTLKGDSAACGFRELSELAHELEDVLTPEMAGRAGTALAQVVLSAADMFDALAAAYRGKMQPPNGDPLRTMIARLAQKPAPGRPESSHPAFSWSEYEQLTIQKTLDSGSQVFNIAVTIDPACPMPAAGAQLVLNVLGTNGTILARRPEEVSGEAPVERLEVALSSVHAADWLEGKCKIPTVVERVFVRPWTADVNAQPPREALAREDLLEIATQKPSHHPSTFSLDPEDSILAITDRGVAAVDLQPAPVSETTLRVDAERIDAVMNLVGELIIGKSMLHQAVMEFGRRFPKDPLHTRFSDAMSHQAQMLNSLQRSVMKIRMVPVEQLFRRLPRIIRDTAKRCGKEVEMRVSGQETDLDKSILDALAEPLTHLVRNAVDHGIELPQEREAAGKTPRGTIQLDAYHQANHVVIEVTDDGAGIDPQRVVAKAVERGVISPEDAARLSEQQKLELIFESGFSTAEEVTEVSGRGVGMDIVRSVLSRLKGEVSIESKIGRGTTFRLTLPLTLAIIKALLFRVGKQIYAVPLGAVVEITRAGEEDVHLVENQEVLRLREQLVTLIRLSRMRGGETCPQKSRFFLVVVAVGDHKFGLIVDQLVGEDELVIKALDDHLVATELVSGASILGDGTVVLILNLQAVVEKLGRTTASQIMASRVANPKRVEASA
- a CDS encoding chemotaxis response regulator protein-glutamate methylesterase, which encodes MKNTVRVLVVDDSALMRKLLPQIIERDSSIQVVGTAMDGAFALDKIPELKPQVVTLDLDMPRMDGMEALRVIARKYRLPAIVVSAHTTEGAAATFRALAMGAFDFVAKPKNTTTDMDAIAKDLIAKIKVAAKSQPVQLPEPRLVARGPKAQRLNAATRVIAIGVSTGGPQALQYVLTQLPPDFSGAILIVQHMPEGFTGMFARRLDELCAIEVREARSGDLLLGGRALICPGNRHMRVKRMPLGDVVVLSDGERMNGHRPSVDVLFHSLAQELREIGIGVLMTGMGEDGADGMRAIKLAGGFTIAQSEESCVVYGMPRMAVERGYAMRVVNLEGLVSTLQAQCNNNRVHIHADPVGESAGDSRH